A single region of the Photobacterium sanguinicancri genome encodes:
- a CDS encoding YaeQ family protein: MALKATIYKAQYNVADLDRHVYLDVNHTVAQHPSETEQRLMLRLLAWGLKASEDLVFTKGLSDVDEPELWNKNYSDEIELWVDLGLPDEKRIKKSCNKAKQVLLVVYGDNATAKWWQQHQQKLSVYKNLEIIQIKDESLAEMEALLERSMQLQLTIESEQAWLSAGKGSCEISPIWLKRAN; encoded by the coding sequence ATGGCGCTAAAAGCCACTATCTATAAGGCACAGTACAATGTTGCCGATCTTGACCGTCACGTTTATTTAGACGTAAACCACACGGTTGCCCAGCACCCATCTGAAACTGAACAACGCTTGATGTTACGTTTGTTAGCATGGGGCCTTAAAGCGTCAGAAGATCTTGTTTTCACCAAAGGTCTTAGTGATGTTGATGAGCCAGAACTGTGGAATAAAAACTACAGTGATGAAATCGAACTTTGGGTGGATTTAGGTCTACCAGATGAAAAGCGCATTAAGAAGTCATGCAATAAAGCCAAGCAAGTTTTATTGGTTGTATATGGTGATAACGCGACGGCTAAATGGTGGCAACAACACCAACAAAAACTGTCGGTATACAAAAATCTAGAGATTATTCAGATTAAAGATGAATCTTTAGCTGAAATGGAAGCTTTGCTTGAGCGCTCAATGCAACTTCAATTAACCATTGAAAGTGAGCAAGCATGGTTAAGCGCTGGTAAGGGTAGCTGTGAGATTTCACCTATTTGGTTAAAACGCGCAAACTAG
- a CDS encoding YdcF family protein: MAKQLHALAQKVWDYHKLDHTLIKSDCIFVLCSNDVRVAEYAAQLYLDGYAPFIVFSGGVGELTLGMFKGSEAEHFAQIAADLGVPESKILVEPQSTNTGENIQFTQALLENERLDPQHFILVQKPFMERRTYATFMRQWPNKQCIVTSPAISFDEYPNDVISYSDLINVMLGDLQRIRVYPDFEYAIEQSIPDDVWLAFQSLVDIGFTEHLLSDG; this comes from the coding sequence ATGGCTAAACAACTTCATGCATTGGCTCAAAAAGTATGGGATTACCATAAGTTAGACCATACGCTTATCAAAAGTGATTGTATTTTTGTGTTATGCAGTAATGATGTTCGAGTTGCTGAGTATGCGGCGCAACTGTATTTAGATGGCTATGCGCCCTTTATTGTTTTTTCTGGCGGTGTCGGTGAGCTCACTCTGGGCATGTTTAAGGGATCTGAAGCTGAGCACTTTGCTCAGATAGCGGCTGATCTTGGGGTGCCTGAAAGTAAGATTTTAGTCGAGCCTCAGTCGACAAATACGGGTGAGAACATTCAATTTACACAAGCCTTGCTTGAAAATGAAAGGTTAGACCCGCAACATTTTATTCTTGTTCAAAAGCCATTCATGGAGCGACGGACCTACGCGACCTTTATGCGTCAGTGGCCGAATAAGCAATGTATTGTTACCTCGCCTGCAATCTCTTTCGATGAATACCCCAATGATGTGATCAGCTACAGTGATTTGATCAACGTTATGCTGGGTGATTTACAGCGCATTCGTGTTTATCCTGATTTCGAATATGCGATTGAGCAGTCTATTCCTGATGATGTATGGCTTGCATTCCAATCTTTGGTTGATATTGGTTTTACCGAGCACCTCCTTTCTGACGGCTAA
- a CDS encoding efflux RND transporter periplasmic adaptor subunit — MKKRWISGAIAIALATGGYFYFQTPVEDTSATQPTLTVEQGHIEKTAIAVGKIVPAHSVQIKSQLEGIVEEIYHQTGEQVEAGTALFKIRPNPTPQKLTQAVTDVMTSQARLDSAQQKYDNLAGLVKNKVIPKNYGDFIGAKAEVRQAEADLRQKKQNLDLIQSGESSVGKAKLSSTIYAPISGTVLNVLVEVGEPIISTESNQAATVMMSMANMDNIIFKGSVSEHDAAQLSPGMAANLTLAPYPEVSVEANLNKVAVQSEKLNAVNGQATNGNFDNGFQIEIDNILFPASLRVRSGFSATAKITLKSVTDVPTIPERALQFDGESPSVLIPDESEVGFRVQPVKLGLSDGINVQVIEGISEGEAILDASMMGAPNA, encoded by the coding sequence ATGAAAAAACGTTGGATTTCTGGCGCTATAGCTATTGCATTAGCGACTGGTGGATACTTTTATTTTCAAACGCCTGTAGAAGACACTTCTGCGACACAACCTACTTTGACTGTTGAACAAGGCCATATTGAAAAAACCGCGATTGCGGTAGGTAAAATTGTTCCTGCGCATTCAGTACAAATTAAATCGCAATTAGAAGGGATCGTTGAAGAGATCTATCACCAGACTGGTGAGCAAGTTGAAGCGGGTACTGCGCTGTTTAAGATCAGACCAAACCCAACGCCACAAAAGTTAACGCAAGCTGTAACAGACGTAATGACCAGTCAAGCAAGGTTAGACTCTGCACAGCAAAAATACGATAACTTAGCAGGGCTTGTCAAAAATAAGGTTATCCCAAAAAACTACGGCGACTTCATTGGTGCTAAAGCCGAGGTACGTCAGGCAGAAGCAGATTTACGTCAGAAAAAACAAAACCTCGACCTTATTCAAAGTGGTGAATCTTCAGTTGGTAAAGCCAAGTTATCATCGACTATCTATGCGCCTATTTCTGGCACCGTCTTGAATGTATTAGTTGAAGTGGGAGAACCCATTATTTCAACAGAATCCAATCAAGCTGCGACTGTCATGATGTCGATGGCTAACATGGACAACATCATATTCAAAGGGAGCGTGAGTGAACATGATGCCGCGCAGTTATCTCCAGGTATGGCGGCGAACCTGACATTAGCGCCATACCCAGAAGTCAGTGTTGAAGCGAACTTAAACAAAGTCGCGGTGCAGTCTGAAAAATTGAATGCTGTGAATGGCCAAGCGACTAACGGTAATTTTGATAATGGTTTTCAGATCGAAATAGATAATATTTTATTTCCAGCGTCATTACGTGTGCGTTCTGGTTTTTCTGCAACCGCAAAGATCACATTGAAGTCCGTAACCGATGTCCCCACTATTCCTGAGCGAGCACTGCAGTTTGATGGTGAATCGCCGTCTGTATTGATCCCCGATGAGAGTGAAGTTGGTTTCCGTGTTCAGCCCGTTAAACTAGGTTTGTCAGATGGTATTAATGTTCAGGTTATTGAAGGTATTTCGGAAGGTGAAGCTATTCTCGATGCCAGTATGATGGGAGCCCCTAATGCTTAA
- a CDS encoding GIY-YIG nuclease family protein, with the protein MRNNSLYCGVTVDVLRRFSQHQSGKQGAKALKGKGPLSLVWSQEVGDKRLAMQLEYRIKRQTKAKKEALIKGEWNVSSLILSK; encoded by the coding sequence ATGCGAAACAATAGCTTGTATTGCGGGGTGACTGTTGATGTTTTACGTCGTTTCTCGCAGCACCAATCCGGTAAGCAAGGTGCAAAAGCACTCAAAGGCAAGGGACCCTTGTCGTTGGTGTGGTCACAGGAGGTTGGCGATAAGCGGCTTGCTATGCAGTTAGAATATCGAATTAAACGCCAGACCAAAGCCAAAAAAGAAGCCTTAATTAAAGGTGAATGGAATGTCAGTTCATTAATTTTAAGTAAGTAA